One region of Prochlorococcus marinus str. GP2 genomic DNA includes:
- the purS gene encoding phosphoribosylformylglycinamidine synthase subunit PurS: MDQFAVKVFVRLRPSVLDPAGEATKSASIKLGAEGIKSLRIGKMIEVKIEGNGENEVREKIDLLCDRLFANTVIEDYEYLLEKL, translated from the coding sequence TTGGACCAATTTGCTGTAAAAGTTTTTGTAAGACTAAGACCCTCAGTTTTAGATCCAGCAGGGGAAGCTACCAAATCTGCTTCTATAAAACTTGGAGCCGAGGGAATAAAATCATTACGTATAGGAAAAATGATTGAGGTAAAAATTGAAGGTAATGGTGAAAACGAAGTAAGAGAAAAAATTGATTTATTATGTGATAGGTTATTCGCAAATACTGTTATTGAAGATTATGAGTATTTACTAGAAAAATTATAA